The Branchiostoma lanceolatum isolate klBraLanc5 chromosome 5, klBraLanc5.hap2, whole genome shotgun sequence region TAGTGCACCGGCGTTTATGATCGGGTGAAAACACCGTCGTGAAAATACACCTGCCTACCATCGCAATGATGGACACCACGCCATGGACAGTGGCCCGATTTACACTCACCGACTTGGAGTCCGACTGGACCTTGAGCATCCGTGTGAAGTGTTGCTAGTACTACAACACGAGTCGGGTATGGGGTTGGAACTGTCACATATtcttatgttgagcccaacaaacatactgttgggcgcaacatattgtgttcgtaaggtttctttctcctgtcaaattttgTAATCGacgcagctcggtcgtccctgtaccaactgagctgaaatttggtatacaggtagagtgggtaaataccctggtaggttttttttaattttttcgatattgaccttgaaagtgatttattgaggtttttctgaccaaaaacgtacattttggcctccagtgctctggaaatacatccaaatgacctgaaatttactatgggggtacattgaacaaatattcaaagaatcccattcgcacttttggcatacaacacttcaaaataaagattttagagggtattttggggagaacatcggctattttcctcatatggggtcactgacctttaggtcacatctttattcatttggccaggtggactaattcggtcagccaatgagagagcgcgttgtaacacggatttatcaagctcaacctgattggttcaaatagtcaatttaattagggacatactctgacaggtacaggcacaacttcactactctctggctcccatccttgcgctgttattgttgtgtcctactgaagttaagtgcaattgagaaggttcaaaacttttctggtggtatttttcgacacacacggtgtttttcttattttaacactgcatggaaacaaaaatttccacaagtttgcaagcttggacactatggtgaaacctgacatttcctcgctatgtacacgaattttctacccctgtgtcaccaagattggacaccagtgcacacaatagtgaacacaaagtgtccaaagtttcccacctaggaaacatcccgtgtcgggacgttgacaataacattaacaataacaatagagagttgtgaaatgcgttaaaatttaccttgagcaaggaggcccttgctttgagtaattgtttaaagtttttggctaaaaatgacgtaaacgatttcaaataccaacattgcagacatacaacaaacgttagcctctatgccacagtcgctttttgcatggggagggaaatgggcgaaacatgttgcatttgctcccgcaaatgttgcctttctagtttgacATAGTGTTTCTTCCATGTATGCTTGGAATGGCTGTGATACATTCAGTGGTTAAGCGTGGCCCCTTTTCTCCGACAAATAGGTTACGTTTTCGGTTTATGCTTCACCTCGATTGAGGATAACTGCTTTATCTTCTTTATGTGCGTTTGTGTGGGCAAACTGAGCGCTAGCACTGTTGTGTAAATCGTGCACATACTTGGCACAAACCCAAGGTGACAGTGATACATCCTCCAAGACCGAGTAAGCTGACTAGATATTAAAATTATCATAAGGTTAGCATGAAGTGACCTTTCAGCAATGCAATGTCAACATACACGTTAAGTTAAGACACATTAAGTTACCAGGAAAGTTCAACCAAGTATTGTTGGCTAAGGGACTTTTACCTTATTAGTTTTCAGAAGAAAAGTCGTCTACGTGAAAGATGAAGTTAAAAGAGCATTTTAATTCTTGTAAGGAGCAAAATCAGGCACTTGGTATTCTGCGCCTGTTGTACACGTTGATATACCCGTTATCTACAGACTTGGGTTCTTCAGCTGAAGTCTAATTGTCTGCTATACATCggtaatgcactgcccaccacccccacccccggacaagcaacatttagttactgtactagaacaacagtagctaattgaactattggcataaactttgtcttgaattaatcttctttttaaagactacttcaagacatcctaaattgtctttaccttattaacatatctattcagagttttggtataaaacctggtgttctcagtcctatcgttagtcactgacgaaagacagtggatactgtctgaaacgtctgactgtttcaaaatcttatccagttgcttgagtaattatttttggcgcatcgGTGATTACTCCACAGAAAGACACTGCTGTTGTGAAACCTACGTATATACTGGCCCAGATCCTGgaatatctaacgttatacaTCTCACAACATTTCTGGTGGACCAACCTCTTGTGCCAATCCGTGCACCGGTTTTGTACTTTGATAGTAAAGTAAAATAATCATATAAACTTTTTGCGATTACAGAATAACCTCAATAGCGCATGCAAAGCTAACACGATATCTTAACTGTAACTGGTGAATAATACTAGCGGTAGCTTCGAAAGGGCATATCCATAGCTGTTTGTATGATtatggttgttttttttttatgtgcgGAAAACGCCTGTGTCGTACACTGTGCCTCTGTATGTTTGGTTGTACCTACAGATGCCATTATTGGCGGGGCGCTCCTAAGGATGCCCTGTAGCCCACGAGGCGAAGGTGAAGACAATGACGTCATCGTTGGCGTGCACCAAGATCAGGTCCACACCTACAAAACACGTGGAAGTATGTAAGTAACGAAGTAAACAACAGCGCAGGTGTAAAATAGAATATGCATGGGATGGACCGTGAGTGGTGGGAGGGTACTGCAGTGTGTAGATCCGCGGTGCcgattactagtatatcatgTTAATCTAGTCCATGTGATACTAGGATCTAGTATACAAATACTTTTGTAATAAACAATAACTAGCTCTTATTACTACAGAAATATGAATGGATAAGGGCCATCTGACGGAATCTGACATAGTCTCCATAACATTCCCAACCAATGATCTACGAATGCATTCTACTCAGAACTGTTTGCTTACCGCGGTCGAAAGCCACACCGTACTTGTTCTCAAAACGCCAGAAGGTCTGATCGTCGGAGTTACCGGCTAGGCCGTTGATGGAGTCGATGAAGTGTCCAGCAAACTGGGGAAAGTAGGTGGCATCGAACCTGCAAAGACACAAGTAACCGTAAACGTCGCGCGTAGTTCCAGCAGCAGGTACCGCTAGGCTACATTGCACATTGTATCCGCGCTGAATTTGGCCACAGACAGAGCTAAATTCCTACAAATTGTGCAGGATACTGGTTAAAGAATTGTTACGCCTTTAAGATTGCGTGGCTGCTACGGTGTTGAAAATCAATATCTCGCCAGTGCAAAGAGCTGCATTTTACGGGTTTGTATGAGTGGAAAGGCGCTATACGTGAAGTTGTCGAACTCCTCGTCGGCCGCCACCATCATATCGAAGACTGAGGTTGCCACAGGAACAGAAACGTTGTACTCGGCAGAGGGCCAGTCAGGGTCCAGGCTGTTCTGGATCCTCAGGGTAACGATTGCCTGGATAGCTGTTACAGAAGGGGACGTGATATCGTATACAGTTAGTCAAAGCTTATACTAGTAACTTAGATCTAACCTAATGCACACACAGTCCATTAGTCTTTTGCAGCGATCAAACGCGTCCACACTTGGCACTTTGACAACACCCAGTGCTACTCAGTGACTTGTACAGTGGTATTGTCCTTGGGGCTAGCGCTGTAGATGATTATGATGAATGACTTGGTATTGACAGTTAGGACCAAAACGTGAGGTTAGATCTAATTATGATAACAATGGGCTACTGTATAGACATGCAGAATTTGTTAATTTAAGGTTTTGGTAGATCAATTTCCCACAAACGAGAAGAACGAAACTTGGCACATGGTTAGCTCTTTTTATTCCGAATAAATGTGCTAAGTTTCGTTTCTCGTTGCGGCGGTAGGAAATTGCTCTACACTGAAACTGCGAATTCAGGGCCCTGGCGACCGCTCTGATCTCCACTACTACACCCCACTCCTCTCTAGTAGCCGTAAAAGATTAACTGTTGAatgtttagaaatgaaaatCTGCATGCACCCTACAGCAATATGTATCATTATCCGTGCTCAATTCTAGCTTCTTATAAGAAGGGAAAGTGGCTCTTGCTACATCTTTATCAAACCACCCTCGCACGTTACCATTGATCGGGAAATGGTGACCGGACTGGACATTTGCGCAGAACTTCGTCCAGCCACTGCCATGCATGGTCAACGTGATGCGGAACCATGCGGCTGGGCGGTTTGCCTAAAATCATCATGGGGAAAATTTGTGGTGCACTCACGGACTGAGGCGGGGGAGAAAGTTTCACAATGGAATACTAAAATTTGAATGATCGTACTTACTCTCTTCACTGCTGTCACTGCTGTCACTACTCTCACTGCTGCCATGCTGGCTATCACTCTGTACTTTGCGGCAAAAATTGGCAGCCAACAGGCAAACTACGAGgatccaaaacttcaacatcatCGTCAGATGCTACGGTGCTGCGTGTCTGACGAAGTGGGTGAAGGTTTGTGGAGCCTCAGATCCCTTGTGCGTCACACATGTGTCAAACGTTATGCCGCGCCCAGTTAAACGGTGGCTCACCTTCTCTTTAGGCGTAACGCTTGAAAGAAAAGTGAAGTTGATCAGTGGAAAGGAAAAGTTCGATAAGTACGAATGCCTTTAATGTTTACGCAGGCTTTCATGTAGTGCGTCCACCTTTAGATTCTTCAAGGCTCCATCCAAAATGTAGCGTGTAGTTGTGCTAATTACCAGCTTTAAAAGATGTTATGATGTTAACTTTGCGAAGCCatttctctttctcagtggTGTAAACGGTCGTTAGACGTGTTGTAGTCTATAAAAAGAGACCTGACGTAATGTATTTAGAAGGAAAGCCAATGACTTCTAAGAAAGGTCATTCCCCTAATATCATCTACTACAGCGAGATGATTTCATgggtcttttcttctttctgccGCTCAGAGTCTTATTTGTGGTTACAAACGTTACACGTGATCACACGTTTGAGTGGaacacaatactgtaattcttgaaattagTTTTACATTCGCGGTTTTCaccacaaaatcatgacaccgcgGAATCACAGCATTCCTTCCTTTACATCATGATTTTTGCCAATGATATTGAGTCtaaacgtacacacacacacgcacgcacgcgcgcgcgcacacgaACATACAACTAGAAAGCCAAACACGTACACATGCAGACAGATAATGAgatatacacgcacacacacacacacgcaaaatTTTTCGGTACCttaacgtgcagaggtttaGCTCTACTATCAACAATGCTGAAACGTGCAAACTAAAGGTCAACCATTTGTCTGTGCGAAGgaagagagggggagggggaaatGACGAGATCATGCGATGCTAAACAAACCAACATGACTAACGCACTCTGTCAAGAAACTTTATTACCAGATGCAATCTCTGTTGAAATATCTATCGGACTTTGTGTCTCTCCGTTATCTTTTCCCTTAATGTGACAATGTCACAAAGTTCAAGCTTACTGCCTCAGTACAAAATACACTTCAAATGCGCATACACAGCCGTAGGCACCTCTAAAGGTGAAATCGCGGGGTTATCTTCATAACGACATCGCGATAAGGGAGAATGTAAACCACGCCTCCTTTGACGTCTCGTGTAACCTCTCGTGTGTCCTTCATACATGTTATAAAGAACGCGAAGTAGTCAGCTTTAGTTTGACAGTAGTACAACCCAAACCACGTGACGCGCACGACGTTTATTTCTGCGCCCGCGCTGTGATTTGTTTCGCGCGGCTCTGTACATTTTCAACACAGTGAGCACCTCGCTTTCCCTCCTACCGAGCAATTAAGTCCCCGCAAATGTAAAGGAATTTCAGCACTTCCCTCTCGTAGTAAAGGTACAGTATTCATCATTTGCTATTCGGaaggtgtttagcaccaaggacagtacacACGGGTGTCCTAACTTTGCTGCATGGAAGGTcttcatcaccaaggacagatagGTATCCTAGGTTTGCTGTGCTGTGCGGGTTCTCAAGTCTTGTTCACACGCTCTATGAGTATTTTCCATACATAAGGTACCTCAAATCACATGGGAACGAACAATGAACTAATATTGAGATACAACGGCTCAGTAGATGAATAACCCCAGTATCATCCTTGTATGCATAGGTGGTCATATACATAGTTTCCCTTctttacataacgttacataaataaaaaaaatccttAATAATTCGTAGACTTAtaaactttaaattttttttcttcatttctatcTCATGCAAACTAAAAACAGAGACCAGAAATCTGATAGGGGACAGTTCAGTCCACAAATGTCTTTATTTCCAGCTCAAGTATAAGCACAGTTTGTGTTTGGACTAGTCTGTAACTTGTTCCTTTACAGTGTATCATCTTTTTATTCAGAACTTGATCATGGATCTTACTTCTCCATATGATATACAGCATGGGCCTTTTCATTCATAGTGATACCCAATATTGTGCTGATAGAATCATACATAGAGCAATTTAGTTTCTAACGCTTATCACTACCAGTGGTTCAGATGTGGTGCAGGTTTTTAGTACAAAAAGTCGGTGCTTGtttgacttgattttattttcacatcACATTCAAGTATACAAAATGACAGGGTTGCTTTCCACACAATTCTTTTGCTTTCAATTCTCACTATTCCACATTCAAAACATAGAGCTAATTGAAAGAAAACAGTAGCTACTAGCTTATAGCTAGTTTATTCCTGAGTTTGAGTGAGTCCAGCCAGCTCTGTGCCTTTATACTGACTTTTCCCGCCTTGGCAACAGCCCGGAGTTCAGCAGAGTTTCCAGAGTTCAACAAGCCTGTAACAGTCAACACAGTGATTAGTAAAACATCTTTAGGTCAAACACTAAACTTTCTTGTGGAGAATATCTCTAAGCATGCTTGCTTAAAAGACACCATGGAAAGATAGATGAGGAAGACATAACAGGTACCTTTGAGTGTCTTACACTGTAGATCCTCATCCCATGAGTCCTGGATGTTCTCCACTCTCAGCTCTGGGTCAATCTCTAACTGTTTGCCTGTGAGTTCCAGCCTGGTGGCCAGCTCATGGGGCACACTGATACAGATATCTCCTGGAATAAAACACTGGATTCACTAACAGGTGACTTTGTTCTATATCCTTCTATGTTCTTTAACACAGTATATAGTGTAGTGAGCACAAGTTACTGCAATGTTTATTTTTGCCATCCTCAAATTGTAGGGAGGCTACAATATGTAAGAGTGTTACCCAGTAGCAAAATGTCATAACATATTCTAATAACAATGGACACATTAAAAAAACTACCTTCTGCTACATGTAATAATGTTGCTCATGGCTATTGCCTGGAAATAAACACCAAGTCCCCCACCTTCCTCAGAGGTGACATCCACTAGCTGATGTCTGCTGACATACAGGGTAACACTGCCCTTCTGTGTGATGGCTGACAGGTCTCCGTCTACCGTATCTGTAACATGGGAGGGATAAAGCTTAATGATCTATGGGAATTACAACGCCAGCCAACATGATAGCATTATTCCTTTGATCAGAAAATTCTGAAAAGTCTATAATACATCATTAAGGTTGTAAGCAGATGATCTACTGAAGGCGTCATCAAACTGAAGACATCGGAACCTGACCTGACATGGAAACGCCcaagaggaagatgggaagaccagatctttgATACACTCCAAGGGCTGGGGATCTGGAGGGTCCACGCTGAGAGAAGACCAACCTGGCAAGACCTATGCATCtctgtagccgccatgcatcagaccaTGATGCTTGGgaatgtttgattgattgattgattgattgtcttAATACCTGATGCATGGAAAGTTGAACTCACCTATTGTGATATTTCCTTCTGTAGTTTCCACAGCACCGGTACCTGCATGGATGTTCAATGTATCAAATACAGACAGATTCCATCTGACATGACCTATTAAGTGCATCAGAAATACCAAATGAAGACTTCTTGGTTGACATTTACCTATTACTACTTACCATGCATACTTCCAACAGTGATGTTCCCTGAGTCTGAAGTTATTGTTGACAGCTCTGCATAGATGTCTTTTATATCTATTGTACCTGATTGTGGAAAGCATCAAACCATTTGAAGGTAATTAAGATACCTTAGAATAGTAACAAGTAAACTAAATCTATATATATCAACTGCAGTTAACACATATCTGAATTGTTGAAGATATAATGTATTACGAGCAAGCTCAatattgacatgtttttttccaCTTGTTAAGAAACATAAACACACTCACCATCTTGTGCTGCAACACTCATTGTCTGACCTTGGAGCTTGCCTAGTTTTACGCTCTGAAAAAAAGAATAAGTAAggatgatatgatgaaacctaggaacacatacatggtacaaaaggTAAGCAGGTTTTGAAAGGATAAGGGGCATCAAGAAACAGTATAATCAACCCTTCAATCATCTGAATGGATGCTAAGGAAATGTCAGATTCTCGAAAATAATCTGAATTTCACACAGCCTCTTTCTATCAGCGGGATTGAGTGTTGTTCCTTTTCATTCCATGTCTCTATcttctatacatatatacatttaaaCATATCATCAAAGTAGTTTACAAAACCTTGATGGGCCTACTCTTACCCCTTCTGAGTTTGTTGAGACGTCCACATTCCCCAGAATGGTGCCGTGCCCATACACACTCCCACCTCCTGTTTCTACCTGTGTACTCATGCCCTGGATATGTAAGCAGGAAAAATTCAGCAGTCAACCATGTAGACTTGAGTTAACAACTAGCATTAAGCAATTCATTGCAGGTACAAGCAAAACAATCTTTGATTATCATTTTCAATATCGCATCCCTGAGATATGCTAAGACCTCTAACATTATCAATGAATGATGGCATACAGCCAGTACTGGCAAGGAGACAGACATACTTGTACCTTGATACTCTTGAGATGACAGTCTCCCTCCTGTGTTTTCACAATGCATGTGGGACATTCCATATTCTGCACTCTGGCCTCTGCAGCACCGGACACCTGAACATCTACAAAACCACATATTTGTATTAAAATCAAGtttattttttaatcaatttcCTGTCATGGTGAAAAAACTCGCTGAAGTCAGAATTCATCATGAAAGGTGATAAATTCACAACAGATCTTACCATAATTTATAGGTGTCATAATGTGACATGTTGGTTTCCCTCTGACTTCTGCCGACCTCTCGACTTCCACTGTTTTCTCATCATTGTTAACAACCACATCAACTCCGTGCCCCTCCTCCTCATCAGACTCCACGTCAACCACAAACTTATCTGCGTTTGGATGGTCTAGTGGGTCTAAAGGGGAAACGTGGACACTCAGCGGCAGTCTGACTTTCAGCTGATAGGCGGCGAACGGCTGGACATCATACGTCTGTGAGGAAATGCCGGCTCGGTGTGGGAGGGGCTCACGATCTAAACATCTCGTCAGAAAAACGTTTCTCGTCTTGTCATTAAGGGAAAAAGCTCGCCTGCAGATGGATGGGGTCCTAAGAAAGGTCCGAAACAACATGGTGAATTGACACTGGCGATAATAGTATGTAAACAGCGATTTTGCAGACGTTTTTCTAACGGGACGTACCGAAAGTCAAACTCTCCCTCCCTGACGGATTTAAACCGGAAGTACTGCCTTTGCACCGACCTTGTGACCTTTGTAAGGTAGATCTCCGTAAAAGTAGTTCCGCCATAAAGATGACAAAATGAGCTGTTTCGGGTGACAATCAGTAATCTCTATACAAAGATAGGTTAGAGAATTTTGTGAATAGCTTAAAAAGTGCTATTGTGTAATGGTATTGATCGATTTAGCACCGTGTACATTTCCCTACTTTACTGAGGTCATCTTTTATATTTCTCCGCCGAATAATAGTTGCGCGCACTATTTTAGAGATGGAATTATAAATTTGGAATTTGTGCAGTAGATAACATAGCAGATCAAATCACATCAACCATTCTACAAAACAAAAGTGAACTGTCTTATCTAAATTTCACTGCGTTGCAATTAACAACTATATAATAGAGTTCATTTTGAAATAACGTACCCCATCACAATAATGTGATATCGCTTCAGACTTCCGGCGAAACTCTGTTCTGCGCGTGGTCACCGTGAGACCGGTAAACTTTGCTACAGGTACGATATGATTCTTACCGCCGCGATATAGCCGAGTTCCAGTTCGACCTATCCAGGACACCGACATGAAACTGTTAACAGCTTCTAATGTTGTTTCTGGTAATGTTGTTTGGTGCGTTAAAACTACTAGTACAACTCCCTCAAGGTAGTTCATGTGAATAATTAACAGTTACATACTTGTAACCCTAATTAAATAACCCAAGACCATGCATGATGCATGTCCTTACCAGTTGAGCCATTTGAACAATTCCTTTATTGACTACCGTGATCCAATCAATGGAATACCTACGTAGCCTGTCAATAAGAcattttttgcactattgacagggaACAGCCAAGTTATAGGCATTTCCATAACTTTTTCGCATTAAATAGATTCTGTTTTCCATACCTTCTCCTTGGTAACAGAGGGAAACCACCTGTGCACTCTGCTTGATGATGAATCTTTGATGAATAGAGCAATTCTGGAAGCTGCACTGTGTGTCCATTTGAAGAAGTCAAGCGCTGCATAAAACGTGAGTAACAAAGATGTGAGATTCCAAAGTCAAGGTTAGATTCAGGTACAACCTTTCTGTACATGGCAGACATAACGCTATCTATCTAGATGGTGCTTCTATTCCTAATTTATCTTTTTACATCCACTTCATCGGTGGATAGGTATACTTTTATTCTCTGTATCGGTAttgtcagggcttgaaatactgtaaatgcagaaatgttcgcggtggttttttgtttgcggttttcgcggtgaaatcttcagcgcaaacttaaaaccaacgtgaaactttttgcccacctatggctGTAGTGCtaccattgtttcaaatgcgaacttaagaccaccacgaacacgccattttctccctactgcgaaataacccccccgcgaacttaagtgcatttacagtatttttttctgcaaggTTACCTGTACCAGACAAGTCTCACTTGCATTGCAATGCTGGAAAAGGAGATTTTAGAAACTATGAATCAAATTGGTAACCATTTATGAACTATTTCAATTATTAATAGCATACTCTGAAAACATTGCAGTTGGAAAATATGGAAAGCAAAGAACTTGTGTATTGGGCCCATCAACAAATATTGCACATCTTTCTGCTGCAggaattcaaaattcaatatacTTTCGTCTGGTAATAGAATTGACTAGTACTATTacagcatttacatgtatttggtgtCCAGTCTTAACCTTGAAGTTAACGGCCCAAGAACAATTTGTTTCTGCTTGACTCAGCGAAATTTTCATTGTATCAAATACTAAGTTACCGGTATTCAATTTTCATGCATGATTAGTGTTGTTAACTTGTAAATACACCATGGCTGTATGTCAGTGTTTTGCTTTAGTTTCGCTACTGTTTAGTTTAGGCGTGTTCAATTATGACAACAATTCGATTACTGTCTGACATACGGAGCCAATTGTACCATCTGGGCCTTGTTTCAGAACCATGGAGCATCTGAAAACAGCAACAGCAGCTCTGAAAGGACTTTTAGAGCTGGGATATCCACTGGAACTGCAAAGGGTAGTTGACTACTTGGAAAACTTGGACAGTAAGGATGAACTCATAGAGTTTGATGATGAAGACGCTCTGAGCAGTTTCTTACTGAAATATCCATCAATGTTCTGGGTTGAGGGGAGTAAAGTGTTTCCTGCTCAGATGAAACC contains the following coding sequences:
- the LOC136435117 gene encoding uncharacterized protein, giving the protein MMLKFWILVVCLLAANFCRKVQSDSQHGSSESSDSSDSSEETIQAIVTLRIQNSLDPDWPSAEYNVSVPVATSVFDMMVAADEEFDNFTFDATYFPQFAGHFIDSINGLAGNSDDQTFWRFENKYGVAFDRGVDLILVHANDDVIVFTFASWATGHP
- the LOC136435860 gene encoding protein FAM185A-like, with product MGCLDREPLPHRAGISSQTYDVQPFAAYQLKVRLPLSVHVSPLDPLDHPNADKFVVDVESDEEEGHGVDVVVNNDEKTVEVERSAEVRGKPTCHIMTPINYDVQVSGAAEARVQNMECPTCIVKTQEGDCHLKSIKGMSTQVETGGGSVYGHGTILGNVDVSTNSEGSVKLGKLQGQTMSVAAQDGTIDIKDIYAELSTITSDSGNITVGSMHGTGAVETTEGNITIDTVDGDLSAITQKGSVTLYVSRHQLVDVTSEEGDICISVPHELATRLELTGKQLEIDPELRVENIQDSWDEDLQCKTLKGLLNSGNSAELRAVAKAGKVSIKAQSWLDSLKLRNKLAIS